TCTTGATCTTTTTGGCCATGTCTTAATTCTGCTGATGGGGCCTTTTTTATTATATTTTCAGGGATTATTTCTTTCTTCTCTTTTATTATCTCTGAAATATTAAAAAATCTTTTATTTTTAATATGAGCTTCTATAAATTCATAATCATTATTTATAAAGTTTGCTAACTTATAGACTAAAGTTTTATAAATATCTCCTAGAACACAAACTCCACCTGTTATATCTCCATACATTGTGCCATAACCTGTTGCAACTTCACTTTTATTGCTTGTGTTTAATAAAAAATACCCAAATTTATTGGAGAAAGCCATTAATATATTTGCTCTAATTCTTGCTTGAATGTTTTCCTCTGTTACATCAAAAGGTTTCCCTAAAAAATAGGGGTTTAATTCATTTAAATAAGTTTCATAAATAGTATTAATATTTATTTTATCACATTTTATTCCCAAATTACTTGCAAGATTAAATGAATCCTTAAAAGATCCTTCAGATGAAAATGGAGAAGGGAGAGTATATGAATAAACATTTTCAGGGCCAAAGGCTTTTGTTGCTATGTACCCAACAAGTGCAGAATCTATGCCTCCAGACAATCCAACACAAACTTTATTGAAACCTGAATTATTTACATAGTTCTTAACTGAAAATATCATTAAGTTATGAAGCTTAAATAAAATTTCTTCATCAAACTCAGGAAACTTGGAAATATTTCCAAATCTTTCAAAATTCACATAATATTCTGAAGATAAACTTATTTTTTCCTCTAAATTAGACAATTTTATAAATTCAATATTTTTACCCTCAGGATTATAAAAACTCAATCCTTCATCTAAATATGGAGTTACAATTATCTTATTTTCTTCTTTTATATAAAAGTTAGTTTCACAGTCAAAAACATTTTGATCAAATACTCCACCAATAGAACATTGAATGTATATTTCAGAAACATATTTTTTAATACTTTCAATAAATTTTTTTATATCATTATCTTTATAATAATTATAAGGAATAGGTAAAAGATTAACAATAAAAGATTGTTTTGTTTCTCTAAAAAAACTTTCAAGATCAATATTCAAAGTTTTATTTAAAATTAGAAAAATTTGAAAATTATCAATTTTAACAAATGAATTTTCATTTAATTTTTGTTTAATTTCTCCATTTTTTATTATTAAAACCGAATCTTTAAATTTACAACCTTGATAACAAAATGGGAGTGGCAAAATAATGTAAAGATTTTCAAAATTTCTTGAATAGGATAAGATTCTCGAAATACTATTTTCAATTTTTTCTTTAAATACAGAATATAGTGTTAAATCACCAGGATCATAACCTGTCATAAAATATTGAGGAAAAATCAATAACTGTGAATTTTCTTTATTTGCTATTTCTATAAACTTATTAATAAGCTGACAATTTTTATCAATATCAAGATAAAAAGGAATTCCTTGAGCAATAGCTATTTTCATATACTACTCCTCAAAAAAGTTATCCTCTTTTTAATAATTATAATATTTTTATTTTT
The DNA window shown above is from Spirochaetota bacterium and carries:
- the nadE gene encoding NAD(+) synthase, translating into MKIAIAQGIPFYLDIDKNCQLINKFIEIANKENSQLLIFPQYFMTGYDPGDLTLYSVFKEKIENSISRILSYSRNFENLYIILPLPFCYQGCKFKDSVLIIKNGEIKQKLNENSFVKIDNFQIFLILNKTLNIDLESFFRETKQSFIVNLLPIPYNYYKDNDIKKFIESIKKYVSEIYIQCSIGGVFDQNVFDCETNFYIKEENKIIVTPYLDEGLSFYNPEGKNIEFIKLSNLEEKISLSSEYYVNFERFGNISKFPEFDEEILFKLHNLMIFSVKNYVNNSGFNKVCVGLSGGIDSALVGYIATKAFGPENVYSYTLPSPFSSEGSFKDSFNLASNLGIKCDKININTIYETYLNELNPYFLGKPFDVTEENIQARIRANILMAFSNKFGYFLLNTSNKSEVATGYGTMYGDITGGVCVLGDIYKTLVYKLANFINNDYEFIEAHIKNKRFFNISEIIKEKKEIIPENIIKKAPSAELRHGQKDQDSLPPYDILDLIIYYFLEENKDHEEIISMGFDRETVMYTIKLIFKNEYKRKQAPPLLKFSRKSFGSDRNFPLNSFYYNIFLS